In Acidisarcina polymorpha, the DNA window GGTTAAGTGGGCCAAGGAACGCGGCTGGGTCAGTGGCCGAAAGGCCCGCAACCAACTCCTCTGGATCCTCACCATTCTTCTTGCCCGAAAAGCCAGCCCCCGGAACGGTCTGACAGTCCAGACCGATCAGGCTCTTCTTAAATCTGCGTGGAACGCACTCGTCGAGCAACACCTTCATTGCAGCTGGCCGGCCAAGGACGCCTTAGCCAACTCCAAAGCGGCAATGGCCGCTTCATGGCTCACCGTAGGGAAGTCTTCTAAAAACTCGCTGAGCGGCTGACCGCCTTCGAGGTAATCCAGCAGCGCCTGAAAAGGAACACGAGTTCCGCGAAACACCGGAACCCCACCCAGTATCTCCGGGTCTCTCACAATGATCGAGTCTTCGGTCGATGTCTCCATACCAAGAAACTACCACGCCCAGGGACGCTCGGCCCATTCAAGCGCTCAGTTGGCTTGGGTGGGAGGATCAAATCTCCCGGCCTTCTTCAACCAAGCCGAGTATAGCCCTCAGGCCACTAACCTTACTTACCCTTCCCTTGTTCTTCCACTCGTTTCTTAAACTCATCGACATCTAGAGTGGTTTGACTATGAAACGGCTTGTTCTTAGAGACAGACCATAGTTCATTATTAGTTTGGTCGCGTACAGATAGAAGGATAGGGGTAGGGGACACATCGATATTGTTGCCTGGAGGGGTGGGTCTGCCAGCGGTGTCTGCCGTGAACCGAAGGACCAGATCGGCGTCCTTTGCTTCCTTCACGATTTTGAATCGTCCCCACTTACTTAATGCTTCGTAGGCTTTGTCGGTAATGTGGGAACTTCCCGTCTGATTGTCGATGTATACCGTTTTGGCCGCTGTCACGCTTGCCGGGAGTGGCGGATATTTGTCCGCCGCATACATCGGAGACACGACGAGAACGATGGCAAGAGCGACTGTTTTTGCTGCCTTCATGCAATCTTCCTTTGAGAACTAGAATTCACCGATCTGCGCAGCGCATTCAGTGTAACCAAACGGGCGGACGTTGATGATTGCGGAGCCAATCGTCGAGGAACAGGAGTGGCCCGATGTGGGAACTTCATTCGGCCTACACCCTCAGCGACATAACCACGGAATAACTGTTCCAGCTCGTCGCCAGAGGGGCTTTGCGCATCCTAAAAAACAGCGACGTCCGCAACTCAAGGGAAGCAGTCGCCGCTCGATATCTCGATTTCCGACGAGGTGACAAATGGCCAAACTATCCAGTGCTGAGAGAAAAGAGCTTCCGTCAAAGTCCTTTGCCGAACCAGAGAAACGGAAATATCCGATCGAAAATGAAGCGCACGCCAGAAACGCCCTCGCTCGTGTCTCGCAATCTGGCACACCTGCTGAGAAAGCAAAGGTCAAGGCTGCGGTGAAGAAGAAATATCCGTCTATAGGCAGCGATAAGAAGTAGCAACGACAAAAAGTAATCTGGGCGGCCGCCGCCAAGTCCGATTACTGACCACTGCTCCGCATCGAATCAGTGTGGCAGTAGCACGGGCGCGGCGGTATCCGTTACACTCGTCGCTGCTATCCTGCGGTCGATCCGCAGCTGGCACAGCGACGCTCATGAGCCGACCTCTCATCCAATCCATCTCTCCATTCTTCATCGTCAGCAATGTCGACCAAACCATCACCTTCTACCGCGACAGGCTCGGGTTTGAGACGAGGCTCCAGCAGCCGGAACGAGATCCATTCTTCGCCCTAATCGGGCGCGATGGAGCTCAGTTCTTCGTCAAAGCCGAAAAAGACGTATTGCCAGTACCGAACCACATGCGTCATCGCCAATTGCGGTGGGATGCCTATGTCTACGCACCAGATCCGGATGCGTTGGCCGCCGAATTTGCCAATCGCGGCGCCACATTCAGTGAACCGCTCCAGGACACCCACGACGGTCTGCGCGGCTTCGAGATAAGCGACCCGGACGGTTACGTCTTGTTCTTCGGTCGACCAAAGTAACAGCACACCAGGGCGAACAAACAGGTTGTCTCAAGGATTACGGGAGGCTGACTAAGGGGCTCACAGATAGCTAAGCCACCAATCTTTCCGCCGGGCTCGCAGGCGGCTGAACCACAGGCAGCTGGGATGGAGCAGCAGCACAAAGGCGATCCACAAGCAGTAAATACCAGGCAGGGAGAATCCCCAGTTGGGGGCCGATCTCCGAGCAGAGCTTGAGGACCGATAAAAAGACGCCAGTTTCTGTGGGTGGCGATGGAGAGCAGCAGCGCCGTTCCGTGGACAAGGTGGATGTGCTGCACATAATAGAAGAACGGTACGCGGCCATCCGCCGCATCGATAAAGAGGAAGTTCCGTCGGAGACCGGGCAATGCGGATGCTGTCAACGGCGGGAGGTGCAGCCATGATTCACCGGTTGATAGATGCGGTTGATTCTCCCGCCCACGATACTTCAGGCGGCCGGGGACCTTCGCAAAGACTTTTCATAAACGCGCGAGAAAAAGACCCCGAAGCCTTTGCTCCAGGGTCTTTGGATTTTGATTCTGTCGCACGACTCTACCGGGTAAACAGCGCGACATCTCTGAAAGGTCACTCTGTGGGGCAGTCGTTGTGCAGCGGGTTCGAGGGGTCCGGAGAACTCTCAACACACGGCACTGCGCTCAAATAATCGTAGATGGCATGCAAGTCATGATCGGTCATCTCGTGATAAGTAGGCCAAGGCATGATCTGAAGCAGCGAGCCGTCGAACGGAGGAGTGAGGCAATTGGTCGTGATAGTCGACGAGCAGTTCGGATGCAGGTGATCGTAATCCTTACCCGTCCTCATGATGGTAAGGAACTGTTCGAATGTATGACCGCCCTCTGGTAGTCCGCTCTTGTCAGGGGTCAGATTGCGCGAGATGATGTCCGGAGAATCAGGCCCTTCGAGCTTGCCGAAGTCTCTGCCGCCCCCGAGGTAAGTTGCTGGATTGATCTTTGTAGGCTGATTGAAGTAGGGATTGCCGCCAGGCAAAAACTGGGTTTCTACACTGGCAGAGTGGCAATCGTTGCAACTCCCTACCGCATTGACCAGGTAGCTGCCCAATCCTACAGCCCTCCAGTTCTTTCCTTTCAAGTTAAGAGGAACCGGCGCAATTTCATAACCGCGCCGTATCTGCGCGTCTTCATTAGTCTGTCGATCATTTGCTTGGACGCGGTGGGAATTGTAGATCGTTGCGGTTGCGACGACGGCGACACCAATTACAAAGGCACCGAATCTTCGGGTGGCAGTCTGTTTCTTCATGGTTGTTCTCCTCCGGACGCTTTCCGGACGCAAAAAGACCCGGGTTAGATACCCCCGGGCCCTTTGGTCTGGTACGAAGCTAATTAGGCTTTGACGGCTTCAGCGTTGGCTCCAGCTTTGAGTGCTTCCGCTTTGTCGGTCGCTTCCCAGGTGAAGTCCTTATCGCTACGGCCGAAGTGACCATAAGCGGCAGTCTTCCGGTAAATCGGTCTGCGGAGATCCAGGCCCTCGATGATTCCCTTCGGGGTCAGCTTGAAGTTGGACCGCACCAGCTCCTGCAGCTTCGAAGCATCGACGGTCCCGGTTCCGAAGGTGTCCACCAATACGCTAACTGGCTCGGCCACGCCAATGGCGTAGGCAAGCTGGACCTCGCAGCGCTCGGCAAGCCCGGCAGCGACGATGTTCTTGGCAATATAGCGCGCCATGTAGGCCGCGGAACGGTCGACCTTTGTCGGATCCTTGCCCGAGAAGGCGCCGCCGCCGTGACGGCCCATGCCGCCGTACGTGTCGACAATGATCTTGCGCCCGGTCAGACCGGTGTCGCCCATGGGGCCGCCGATGACAAACCGTCCGGTGGGATTGATGTGGTATTTGGTGTCTTCGTCAAGCAAATGGGCCGGTATTACCGCCTGGATGACATGCTTGAGGATTTCACCGCGCAGCTGTTCGTTGCCGACGTACTCAGCATGCTGAGTGGAGATGACAACGGCGTCGACACGAACTGGCTTGCTGTTGGCATCGTATTCAACCGTGACTTGGCTCTTGCCGTCCGGCCGAAGATAGGAAAGCTGGCCGTTCTTACGGACCTCGCTCAAGCGGGCGGTGAGCTTGTGGGCGAGCGAAATGGGCGTCGGCATCAGTTCTGCCGTCTCGTTGGTGGCATAGCCGAACATCATGCCTTGATCGCCGGCGCCACCGGTATCCACACCCATGGCGATGTCCCCGGACTGCTTGTTGATCGAGGAGATGACGGCGCAGGTATTCGAATCGAAACCATAGAGGGCATTGTCGTAGCCGATCGAGGCAACTACGCCACGAACCAGGGCTTGGAAATCGACGTATGCCTTGGTGGTGATTTCGCCGGCTATGACTACCAGCCCGGTAGCGGTGAGAGTTTCGCAGGCCACGCGGCTATAAGCATCCTGCTCAAGGCAAGCATCAAGGATGGCATCGGAGATCTGATCGGCTATTTTGTCGGGATGACCCTCGGTCACCGACTCGGAGGTAAATAGGAATCTGTCACGTTGAGACAAGGAAACTTCCTCCTGCTGGATTGGCGCCCGACGCTCTCACCGAAAGAGCCAGGTATGCCGGATTCAGTACTGGATAATAATAATTCCATCGTACTAAACCAGGCTTGCCTTGGCAAAAGGAGAACACCAGGCGAGCAGCAGAAATCATCCAGAAATGGATTGGAGAATACTGCCCCGGCGAGGACTGACTAGTTGGTCCCTTGCGAAAAAGCTTGCGGATTCCCCCGAGGAAAAAGGCAGAAGATCAGGAGCGACAACTGTAGCCAATACCGTGAACCCGGCAGATGGATTTGTTGCCGATATCCTTTCGCGCACGAAGTGGTAAACAAACCAACCCAACCCGGCAATCAGCATCAGCAGAAGAAAAACTCCAGCCCAGCGGAGTCGCGCAGCCGGCCGGTCTCCCTCGGACTTCCGGCCCTTGACCACGTTTTCCGCGAACTCGACCCAGTCGCCGTCCTCTGCTTTGAGCAGCCCGCTTTCCTTGTAGGCGGACATAAAGCGTTGAATCCATGCCTCTTCATCGATGCCAACAGCGCGGGCATAGCCGCGCACGATACCTTTGTTGAAGACGCCGCCGGGAAGTTGCTCGAATTGCTCCCGCTCTAGCGCCGAAAGGTGCCGACCGCTAATCTTGGTCGAGTTGATGATGCACTCCAGGGAAACTCCGCGGGACTCCCGCTCTCTGCGTAGTTCTTCGCCAAACTGTCCCATACTCGTATCCTGTTCCGAATCTCGCGTCAGAATGTTGCTCTGCCGCTCCTTCGCCCGTCTCTAGCACCGCCTGACGATCCCGGCACCTTCCTTCCGGCACCACAATTTGTGCATAAGGTACGACTTTGCGGGCCGAAAGGCAAAATAAAATCCCGAATTTCGTTTGTTCAGCCTCCCATATCGGCTGGCGGCCCGGAATTGTTCATGGTTCTCGCCTCTGAATGTGTTCGTCTGCGGGCGCCGGTGTCGCAATGGAACGTCTTCCGCTTGCTACACTTCCTAGAGAGCCTGAAATGAAAGCGGGAAGCGTTGAATAGACTGGTCATCGGAAATTTGCTGCATCGTCCTCTGCGGACCTTTATCAGTGTCTTCGCCATCGCAATAGAGGTCGTTATGATCCTCTGCATCGTTGCGATCATGCTCGGGCAAGTCAACGGCGCGCGAAGCCTGGCCACCGGTATCGGGGCCGATATGATCGTCCAGCCGCCAAACTCAACCTTTCTTTCCGGCATCAGCGGAGCACCGGTTCCGGCGAAGATCGCCGACGTCCTGCGCAAGGTGCCTCATGTCGCGGTCGCGGCGCCAGTGATTGTCAACCTCACGGCCGGAGCTTCCTTGGAGACGATCTGGGGCATCGACTACGCCAGCTTCAACGCCCTGCGGCCTTTTGTCTTCATCTCCGGCACGCCGTTTCAGGGGCCGAACGATGTCATTGTCGACGACTATTTCGCTCGCTCCGACAAAGGCCATCACGTCGGCGAAATGATCACCATCCTGACCCACGAATTCAGGATCTGCGGCATCGTAGAACATGGCAAAGGCGGCCGGAAGTTTCTTCAAATCAGGACCCTCGGCGGCCTGATGGATAACCCGGACAACGCTTCGCTGTTCTATCTGCGCAGCGACGACCCCAACAATGAAGATCTCATTCGCAAAGAAATCGTGGCGACCCCCGGCCTTTCCGATTATCAGGTGAAGACCATGGCGGAACA includes these proteins:
- a CDS encoding VOC family protein gives rise to the protein MSRPLIQSISPFFIVSNVDQTITFYRDRLGFETRLQQPERDPFFALIGRDGAQFFVKAEKDVLPVPNHMRHRQLRWDAYVYAPDPDALAAEFANRGATFSEPLQDTHDGLRGFEISDPDGYVLFFGRPK
- a CDS encoding ABC transporter permease → MNRLVIGNLLHRPLRTFISVFAIAIEVVMILCIVAIMLGQVNGARSLATGIGADMIVQPPNSTFLSGISGAPVPAKIADVLRKVPHVAVAAPVIVNLTAGASLETIWGIDYASFNALRPFVFISGTPFQGPNDVIVDDYFARSDKGHHVGEMITILTHEFRICGIVEHGKGGRKFLQIRTLGGLMDNPDNASLFYLRSDDPNNEDLIRKEIVATPGLSDYQVKTMAEQLSMLTPEHLPAFTIALDVVIGIAVIIGFLVIFQSMYTAVMERTREIGVLKSLGASKGYIVNVVLRETALISICGIALGMLLTQLIKTWMSYRFPTLPFFVTADWWLRGTLIAFAGGILGAIYPALKAASKDPIDALAYE
- a CDS encoding DUF6582 domain-containing protein, with the translated sequence MAKLSSAERKELPSKSFAEPEKRKYPIENEAHARNALARVSQSGTPAEKAKVKAAVKKKYPSIGSDKK
- a CDS encoding DUF433 domain-containing protein, whose amino-acid sequence is METSTEDSIIVRDPEILGGVPVFRGTRVPFQALLDYLEGGQPLSEFLEDFPTVSHEAAIAALELAKASLAGQLQ
- the metK gene encoding methionine adenosyltransferase — encoded protein: MSQRDRFLFTSESVTEGHPDKIADQISDAILDACLEQDAYSRVACETLTATGLVVIAGEITTKAYVDFQALVRGVVASIGYDNALYGFDSNTCAVISSINKQSGDIAMGVDTGGAGDQGMMFGYATNETAELMPTPISLAHKLTARLSEVRKNGQLSYLRPDGKSQVTVEYDANSKPVRVDAVVISTQHAEYVGNEQLRGEILKHVIQAVIPAHLLDEDTKYHINPTGRFVIGGPMGDTGLTGRKIIVDTYGGMGRHGGGAFSGKDPTKVDRSAAYMARYIAKNIVAAGLAERCEVQLAYAIGVAEPVSVLVDTFGTGTVDASKLQELVRSNFKLTPKGIIEGLDLRRPIYRKTAAYGHFGRSDKDFTWEATDKAEALKAGANAEAVKA
- a CDS encoding helix-turn-helix domain-containing protein, translated to MGQFGEELRRERESRGVSLECIINSTKISGRHLSALEREQFEQLPGGVFNKGIVRGYARAVGIDEEAWIQRFMSAYKESGLLKAEDGDWVEFAENVVKGRKSEGDRPAARLRWAGVFLLLMLIAGLGWFVYHFVRERISATNPSAGFTVLATVVAPDLLPFSSGESASFFARDQLVSPRRGSILQSISG